In Fundulus heteroclitus isolate FHET01 unplaced genomic scaffold, MU-UCD_Fhet_4.1 scaffold_81, whole genome shotgun sequence, a genomic segment contains:
- the pdzph1 gene encoding uncharacterized protein pdzph1 isoform X1, with amino-acid sequence MFAVIHLAVDVTVLDLRMSRRGRRRSSKRRKSSSSSKQSSSTFIFQNQSNNTSVSNKKDRAEKNEENSLQIERDLSGFEDQQYGYSPPSQKRCKQHLNMAEFQEQRNVYTETTEVEEKGVKTVTPVSVNVVEKSSQKVNYPDSHEPVSENPTKSLTPATNIFNVNCSGSQVKVEIQEILQGNPYGIKTTCVFVNENKGFDMIIKRECEGMQMPDHQRLEHLTKNVTSRNGNQEINYRFTFGSITEQTRERSDSSSVCSPNLGGDPNYCRCCSDYVQQNLAKRLSGPPLLLDLDPQEKEKYAFGGDQFCRFPTPRIFADIEYNALQDLTNDLASLGIRGPAETVSPFSVLEKETEDRNRSFDQFSESDNYEPTFMRRSMSTNRSSFIKEFIYCQKRKSWIRNNSIATVEHKECLLLRKRRQTFPGTSLSPELIHEDVQLPYNKSISSFIMSSLPFQTERTGKNKRFDDSFPTYMRKSCGSSQSGGSSKTCSDYSETQGELPGMGLDKEMSLELHAEEIIQGGLAIQVIPPSCSGSEEHILQTDPVVVAEDRDEKSFTERDPASSLSERDKCPLMIVPAGAPQHNFLQIDSTGSCSRSCLQKSVDRCGSPPEETDMKSLKKHDVAMEIESNPPEQSVSGTPLLLTTDETNNQKVPKGRNPEDSNKAADGLLCAVKASADMVLNARELPVKAGKAEAPTVYRSNSEAKEHLKPAPHKDRDSTDHWARKRKLFKESRQWSSTGGSSITSDITEESVSEDTLSTNVTVQDNEDRGFYAETFQSSAWIYQGDDIGSGAICPNLTDRTRAISIRERTVQINKGTGEYPWGFRIQFSKPIVVTEVDTNGAAEEAGLMVGDYVLAVNGIDVTSIPHSEAANLARQGPDILTLTIGSDIARGPNIPRPPCRGYLHKRTQSGLIKGWRKRWFVLTHDCCLHYYKNKRDEGKRQPLSSAKLEGAEVGPDDSLGKPFVFKCRPQYGSRVYFLCATSNQERKRWLEAMERAIHPITQNHVWVDVTKHNSNMPPLAVKNPDCLGLLNKMDKSKDTWIQHYCILKDACLYLYSGIRATHAHGGIYLQGYAVREQAYGSKKSTIELKPPSDEFKTFYFCADNSAENKRWILAIKASIKKWRPFHQVLQDYMSLPPEETRM; translated from the exons ATGTTTGCTGTGATTCATCTTGCAGTTGACGTAACTGTGTTGGATTTAAGAATGAGCAGAAGGGGGAGGAGACGGAGCAGCAAGAGGAGGAAGAGCTCCAGCAGCAGTAAAC AAAGCTCCTCCACATTTATCTTTCAAAACCAGAGCAACAATACCTCAGTCAGCAATAAAAAAGACAGAGCTGAGAAGAACGAAGAAAACTCTCTTCAGATAGAGAGGGATCTGTCCGGATTTGAAGATCAACAATATGGCTACTCTCCACCCAGCCAAAAAAGAtgtaaacaacatttaaacatgGCTGAATTTCAGGAACAAAGGAACGTGTATACAGAAACTACAGAGGTTGAAGAGAAAGGGGTGAAGACAGTAACGCCAGTGTCCGTCAATGTTGTGGAAAAGTCCTCCCAAAAGGTCAACTACCctgattcacacgaacccgtatCTGAAAATCCAACCAAGTCGCTTACACCAGCAACAAACATCTTCAATGTTAACTGCTCTGGGTCACAAGTGAAAGTTGAAATCCAAGAAATTCTGCAAGGGAATCCCTATGGCATCAAGACCACGTGTGTTTTTGTGAATGAAAACAAGGGTTTTGATATGATTATCAAGCGGGAATGCGAGGGAATGCAAATGCCTGACCATCAGCGACTGGAACACCTGACGAAAAATGTGACCAGTCGCAAtggaaatcaggaaataaacTACAGATTCACATTTGGCAGCATTACCGAACAAACAAGGGAAAGAAGCGATTCGAGCTCCGTCTGCTCGCCAAACCTTGGCGGCGATCCAAATTACTGTCGTTGTTGCAGTGATTATGTCCAACAGAACCTAGCTAAACGTTTATCGGGTCCACCGTTACTGCTAGACCTTGATCCTCAAGAGAAGGAGAAATACGCCTTCGGTGGGGATCAGTTCTGCCGTTTTCCAACGCCCCGAATCTTTGCAGACATTGAATACAACGCTTTACAGGACCTGACGAATGACCTAGCTTCCCTTGGGATAAGAGGTCCAGCAGAAACCGTGTCCCCGTTCTCTGTACTGGAGAAGGAAACTGAAGATAGAAACCGTTCCTTTGATCAGTTTTCTGAATCGGATAACTACGAGCCCACGTTCATGAGGCGCTCCATGTCTACCAACAGGTCCAGCTTCATCAAAGAGTTCATCTACTGCCAGAAGAGGAAGTCCTGGATCAGAAACAACAGCATCGCCACCGTGGAGCACAAAGAATGTTTGTTACTGAGGAAAAGAAGGCAGACGTTTCCTGGGACGTCACTCAGTCCAGAACTGATCCATGAGGATGTTCAGTTGCCGTACAACAAGTCGATTTCGTCTTTCATCATGAGCTCACTTCCTTTCCAAACGGAGAGGACTGGAAAAAACAAACGGTTTGATGACAGTTTTCCTACATATATGAGAAAAAGCTGTGGTTCTTCACAAAGCGGCGGGAGTTCTAAAACTTGCTCAGACTATTCAGAAACCCAAGGAGAACTTCCTGGCATGGGGCTTGACAAAGAAATGAGCTTGGAACTTCATGCAGAAGAGATTATTCAAGGAGGCCTTGCTATACAAGTCATTCCTCCATCCTGCAGTGGCTCAGAGGAACACATCCTTCAGACGGACCCTGTAGTAGTTGCTGAGGACAGAGATGAGAAAAGTTTCACAGAAAGGGATCCTGCCTCATCCTTGTCAGAACGTGATAAGTGCCCGCTCATGATCGTACCTGCTGGTGCTCCTCAGCACAACTTCCTGCAGATAGATTCCACAGGTAGTTGTAGCAGAAGTTGTCTGCAGAAGTCTGTTGACCGATGTGGGTCACCGCCAGAGGAGACGGATatgaaatccttaaaaaaacacGACGTTGCCATGGAAATCGAGTCCAACCCGCCTGAACAGTCAGTTAGCGGCACTCCACTTCTGCTAACGACCGATGAGACGAACAATCAGAAGGTGCCTAAAGGAAGAAATCCAGAAGATTCCAACAAAGCAGCGGACGGTTTATTATGTGCCGTCAAAGCATCTGCGGACATGGTACTCAATGCAAGAGAGCTGCCTGTTAAAGCTGGCAAGGCAGAGGCACCCACTGTGTACAGAT CAAACTCGGAGGCTAAAGAGCATCTAAAGCCCGCGCCTCACAAAGACAGAGACAGCACAGACCACTGGGCCAGGAAGAGAAAACTCTTCAAGGAGAGCAGGCAGTGGAGTTCTACTGGTGGAAGTTCAATTACCAGTGATATTACAGAGGAATCAG TATCAGAAGACACACTTTCTACAAACGTGACAGTTCAAGACAATGAAGACAGGGGCTTTTACGCCGAGACATTCCAGTCCTCAGCATGGATTTATCAGGGGGACGACATAGGCTCGGGTGCCATTTGTCCCAACCTCACAGACAGAACGCGAGCTATCTCAA TTCGAGAGAGGACAGTTCAAATAAACAAAGGGACAGGAGAATATCCCTGGGGCTTTCGAATACAGTTTTCCAAACCCATTGTTGTAACAGAAGTTGACACAA ATGGAGCAGCTGAGGAAGCAGGATTAATGGTGGGCGACTACGTCCTTGCCGTTAATGGAATTGATGTCACCAGCATTCCTCATTCTGAGGCAGCAAATCTAGCAAGACAAG GTCCAGATATTCTCACATTGACTATTGGATCAGACATTGCTCGGGGTCCTAACATACCTAGGCCACCATGTCGGGGTTACCTCCACAAGCGTACCCAATCTGGTCTTATTAAAGGCTGGAGGAAGAGGTGGTTTGTTCTCACACACGACTGCTGCCTGCACTACTACAAAAACAAACGA GACGAAGGCAAGCGGCAGCCTTTATCATCAGCAAAGCTGGAAGGGGCTGAGGTCGGGCCAGATGATTCCCTGGGAAAGCCATTTGTTTTCAAGTGCCGGCCTCAGTATGGGAGTCGGGTGTACTTTCTCTGTGCCACTTCCAATCAGGAAAGGAAAAG GTGGTTGGAAGCTATGGAAAGAGCTATTCATCCCATTACACAG aaccaTGTGTGGGTTGATGTAACGAAACACAATTCCAATATGCCACCACTGGCTGTGAAAAACCCAGACTGTCTTGGACTGCTTAACAAAATGGACAAAAGTAAAGACACATGGATACAGCACTACTGCATTCTCAAAGATGCTTGTCTCTACTTGTACAGCGGCATCAGGGCAACCCATGCTCATG GGGGGATCTACCTTCAAGGTTATGCAGTGCGGGAGCAGGCTTATGGATCCAAAAAGTCCACAATTGAACTGAAACCTCCATCTGATGAGTTTAAGACCTTCTACTTCTGTGCAGACAATTCAGCTGAAAATAAGCG GTGGATTTTAGCTATCAAAGCTTCCATAAAGAAGTGGCGGCCATTTCACCAGGTCCTTCAGGACTATATGAGCCTACCGCCAGAAGAAACCAGAATGTGA
- the pdzph1 gene encoding uncharacterized protein pdzph1 isoform X2, with protein MSRRGRRRSSKRRKSSSSSKQSSSTFIFQNQSNNTSVSNKKDRAEKNEENSLQIERDLSGFEDQQYGYSPPSQKRCKQHLNMAEFQEQRNVYTETTEVEEKGVKTVTPVSVNVVEKSSQKVNYPDSHEPVSENPTKSLTPATNIFNVNCSGSQVKVEIQEILQGNPYGIKTTCVFVNENKGFDMIIKRECEGMQMPDHQRLEHLTKNVTSRNGNQEINYRFTFGSITEQTRERSDSSSVCSPNLGGDPNYCRCCSDYVQQNLAKRLSGPPLLLDLDPQEKEKYAFGGDQFCRFPTPRIFADIEYNALQDLTNDLASLGIRGPAETVSPFSVLEKETEDRNRSFDQFSESDNYEPTFMRRSMSTNRSSFIKEFIYCQKRKSWIRNNSIATVEHKECLLLRKRRQTFPGTSLSPELIHEDVQLPYNKSISSFIMSSLPFQTERTGKNKRFDDSFPTYMRKSCGSSQSGGSSKTCSDYSETQGELPGMGLDKEMSLELHAEEIIQGGLAIQVIPPSCSGSEEHILQTDPVVVAEDRDEKSFTERDPASSLSERDKCPLMIVPAGAPQHNFLQIDSTGSCSRSCLQKSVDRCGSPPEETDMKSLKKHDVAMEIESNPPEQSVSGTPLLLTTDETNNQKVPKGRNPEDSNKAADGLLCAVKASADMVLNARELPVKAGKAEAPTVYRSNSEAKEHLKPAPHKDRDSTDHWARKRKLFKESRQWSSTGGSSITSDITEESVSEDTLSTNVTVQDNEDRGFYAETFQSSAWIYQGDDIGSGAICPNLTDRTRAISIRERTVQINKGTGEYPWGFRIQFSKPIVVTEVDTNGAAEEAGLMVGDYVLAVNGIDVTSIPHSEAANLARQGPDILTLTIGSDIARGPNIPRPPCRGYLHKRTQSGLIKGWRKRWFVLTHDCCLHYYKNKRDEGKRQPLSSAKLEGAEVGPDDSLGKPFVFKCRPQYGSRVYFLCATSNQERKRWLEAMERAIHPITQNHVWVDVTKHNSNMPPLAVKNPDCLGLLNKMDKSKDTWIQHYCILKDACLYLYSGIRATHAHGGIYLQGYAVREQAYGSKKSTIELKPPSDEFKTFYFCADNSAENKRWILAIKASIKKWRPFHQVLQDYMSLPPEETRM; from the exons ATGAGCAGAAGGGGGAGGAGACGGAGCAGCAAGAGGAGGAAGAGCTCCAGCAGCAGTAAAC AAAGCTCCTCCACATTTATCTTTCAAAACCAGAGCAACAATACCTCAGTCAGCAATAAAAAAGACAGAGCTGAGAAGAACGAAGAAAACTCTCTTCAGATAGAGAGGGATCTGTCCGGATTTGAAGATCAACAATATGGCTACTCTCCACCCAGCCAAAAAAGAtgtaaacaacatttaaacatgGCTGAATTTCAGGAACAAAGGAACGTGTATACAGAAACTACAGAGGTTGAAGAGAAAGGGGTGAAGACAGTAACGCCAGTGTCCGTCAATGTTGTGGAAAAGTCCTCCCAAAAGGTCAACTACCctgattcacacgaacccgtatCTGAAAATCCAACCAAGTCGCTTACACCAGCAACAAACATCTTCAATGTTAACTGCTCTGGGTCACAAGTGAAAGTTGAAATCCAAGAAATTCTGCAAGGGAATCCCTATGGCATCAAGACCACGTGTGTTTTTGTGAATGAAAACAAGGGTTTTGATATGATTATCAAGCGGGAATGCGAGGGAATGCAAATGCCTGACCATCAGCGACTGGAACACCTGACGAAAAATGTGACCAGTCGCAAtggaaatcaggaaataaacTACAGATTCACATTTGGCAGCATTACCGAACAAACAAGGGAAAGAAGCGATTCGAGCTCCGTCTGCTCGCCAAACCTTGGCGGCGATCCAAATTACTGTCGTTGTTGCAGTGATTATGTCCAACAGAACCTAGCTAAACGTTTATCGGGTCCACCGTTACTGCTAGACCTTGATCCTCAAGAGAAGGAGAAATACGCCTTCGGTGGGGATCAGTTCTGCCGTTTTCCAACGCCCCGAATCTTTGCAGACATTGAATACAACGCTTTACAGGACCTGACGAATGACCTAGCTTCCCTTGGGATAAGAGGTCCAGCAGAAACCGTGTCCCCGTTCTCTGTACTGGAGAAGGAAACTGAAGATAGAAACCGTTCCTTTGATCAGTTTTCTGAATCGGATAACTACGAGCCCACGTTCATGAGGCGCTCCATGTCTACCAACAGGTCCAGCTTCATCAAAGAGTTCATCTACTGCCAGAAGAGGAAGTCCTGGATCAGAAACAACAGCATCGCCACCGTGGAGCACAAAGAATGTTTGTTACTGAGGAAAAGAAGGCAGACGTTTCCTGGGACGTCACTCAGTCCAGAACTGATCCATGAGGATGTTCAGTTGCCGTACAACAAGTCGATTTCGTCTTTCATCATGAGCTCACTTCCTTTCCAAACGGAGAGGACTGGAAAAAACAAACGGTTTGATGACAGTTTTCCTACATATATGAGAAAAAGCTGTGGTTCTTCACAAAGCGGCGGGAGTTCTAAAACTTGCTCAGACTATTCAGAAACCCAAGGAGAACTTCCTGGCATGGGGCTTGACAAAGAAATGAGCTTGGAACTTCATGCAGAAGAGATTATTCAAGGAGGCCTTGCTATACAAGTCATTCCTCCATCCTGCAGTGGCTCAGAGGAACACATCCTTCAGACGGACCCTGTAGTAGTTGCTGAGGACAGAGATGAGAAAAGTTTCACAGAAAGGGATCCTGCCTCATCCTTGTCAGAACGTGATAAGTGCCCGCTCATGATCGTACCTGCTGGTGCTCCTCAGCACAACTTCCTGCAGATAGATTCCACAGGTAGTTGTAGCAGAAGTTGTCTGCAGAAGTCTGTTGACCGATGTGGGTCACCGCCAGAGGAGACGGATatgaaatccttaaaaaaacacGACGTTGCCATGGAAATCGAGTCCAACCCGCCTGAACAGTCAGTTAGCGGCACTCCACTTCTGCTAACGACCGATGAGACGAACAATCAGAAGGTGCCTAAAGGAAGAAATCCAGAAGATTCCAACAAAGCAGCGGACGGTTTATTATGTGCCGTCAAAGCATCTGCGGACATGGTACTCAATGCAAGAGAGCTGCCTGTTAAAGCTGGCAAGGCAGAGGCACCCACTGTGTACAGAT CAAACTCGGAGGCTAAAGAGCATCTAAAGCCCGCGCCTCACAAAGACAGAGACAGCACAGACCACTGGGCCAGGAAGAGAAAACTCTTCAAGGAGAGCAGGCAGTGGAGTTCTACTGGTGGAAGTTCAATTACCAGTGATATTACAGAGGAATCAG TATCAGAAGACACACTTTCTACAAACGTGACAGTTCAAGACAATGAAGACAGGGGCTTTTACGCCGAGACATTCCAGTCCTCAGCATGGATTTATCAGGGGGACGACATAGGCTCGGGTGCCATTTGTCCCAACCTCACAGACAGAACGCGAGCTATCTCAA TTCGAGAGAGGACAGTTCAAATAAACAAAGGGACAGGAGAATATCCCTGGGGCTTTCGAATACAGTTTTCCAAACCCATTGTTGTAACAGAAGTTGACACAA ATGGAGCAGCTGAGGAAGCAGGATTAATGGTGGGCGACTACGTCCTTGCCGTTAATGGAATTGATGTCACCAGCATTCCTCATTCTGAGGCAGCAAATCTAGCAAGACAAG GTCCAGATATTCTCACATTGACTATTGGATCAGACATTGCTCGGGGTCCTAACATACCTAGGCCACCATGTCGGGGTTACCTCCACAAGCGTACCCAATCTGGTCTTATTAAAGGCTGGAGGAAGAGGTGGTTTGTTCTCACACACGACTGCTGCCTGCACTACTACAAAAACAAACGA GACGAAGGCAAGCGGCAGCCTTTATCATCAGCAAAGCTGGAAGGGGCTGAGGTCGGGCCAGATGATTCCCTGGGAAAGCCATTTGTTTTCAAGTGCCGGCCTCAGTATGGGAGTCGGGTGTACTTTCTCTGTGCCACTTCCAATCAGGAAAGGAAAAG GTGGTTGGAAGCTATGGAAAGAGCTATTCATCCCATTACACAG aaccaTGTGTGGGTTGATGTAACGAAACACAATTCCAATATGCCACCACTGGCTGTGAAAAACCCAGACTGTCTTGGACTGCTTAACAAAATGGACAAAAGTAAAGACACATGGATACAGCACTACTGCATTCTCAAAGATGCTTGTCTCTACTTGTACAGCGGCATCAGGGCAACCCATGCTCATG GGGGGATCTACCTTCAAGGTTATGCAGTGCGGGAGCAGGCTTATGGATCCAAAAAGTCCACAATTGAACTGAAACCTCCATCTGATGAGTTTAAGACCTTCTACTTCTGTGCAGACAATTCAGCTGAAAATAAGCG GTGGATTTTAGCTATCAAAGCTTCCATAAAGAAGTGGCGGCCATTTCACCAGGTCCTTCAGGACTATATGAGCCTACCGCCAGAAGAAACCAGAATGTGA